One window of Triticum dicoccoides isolate Atlit2015 ecotype Zavitan chromosome 5A, WEW_v2.0, whole genome shotgun sequence genomic DNA carries:
- the LOC119301026 gene encoding phosphoinositide phospholipase C 6-like, protein MGSYAYRYCMCFTRKFRSPDAHPPPDVRAAHAAAGAAHGDDGLRRFLADVQREDPAEADRVLAALSAGGGAAGGIARFVGRSPAAALPTLDDFFGFLFSPDLNPPISNKVHQDMSAPISHYYVFTGHNSYLTGNQLNSDSSDVPIIAALQNGVRVIELDMWPNSAKNCVDILHGGTLTAPVEIMRCLKSIKEYAFCASTYPLVITLEDHLTADLQAKVAGMITETFGDLLYIPSSDTLNEFPSPEALMRRIIISTKPPQEYREFLKAQGDQKNSGNADKLAEEGNLRRIDSNADDSDGKDEPDDEDDEESEEEDPKFQPDTACEYRKLITIHAGKPKGRMRDALKVDPDKVRRLSLSETQLAKATASHGADIIRFTQRNILRIYPKGTRINSSNYDPMKAWTHGAQMVAFNMQGHDKSLRLMQGFFRANGGCGYVKKPDFLLKTGPNGEVFDPKASLPVKKTLKVKVYMGDGWRMDFSKTHFDAFSPPDFYARVGIAGVRADCVMKKTRTIEDQWVPVWDEEFTFPLTVPELALLRVEVQEYDMSEKHDFGGQTCLPVMELKQGIRAVPLHDRKGNRYKSVRLLMRFELV, encoded by the exons ATGGGCAGCTACGCCTACCGCTACTGCATGTGCTTCACCCGCAAGTTCCGATCCCCGGACGCGCACCCCCCGCCCGACGTCCGCGCGGCGCACGCCGCCGCCGGGGCCGCGCACGGCGACGACGGCCTCCGGCGCTTCCTCGCCGACGTGCAGCGCGAGGACCCCGCCGAGGCCGACCGCGTCCTCGCCGCGCTctccgccggcggcggcgccgccggcgGGATCGCCCGCTTCGTCGGCCGCTCCCCCGCCGCCGCGCTGCCCACGCTCGACGACTTCTTCGGCTTCCTCTTCTCGCCGGACCTCAACCCGCCCATCTCCAACAag GTTCACCAGGACATGTCGGCCCCGATTTCTCATTACTATGTATTCACCGGTCACAATTCTTACCTCACCGGAAACCAGCTCAACAGTGACTCCAGTGACGTTCCAATCATAGCAGCATTGCAAAATGGCGTGCGAGTGATTGAACTCGACATGTGGCCAAACTCCGCAAAGAACTGTGTTGACATTCTGCATGGAGG GACATTGACTGCACCAGTAGAAATCATGAGATGTTTAAAGTCCATTAAAGAATACGCTTTCTGCGCTTCGACATATCCTCTTGTAATTACTCTTGAAGATCACCTCACAGCAGATCTCCAAGCCAAAGTAGCCGGG ATGATCACGGAAACATTTGGAGACCTCCTTTACATCCCTAGTTCAGACACACTAAATGAGTTCCCTTCTCCAGAAGCTCTAATGAGAAGGATAATCATCTCAACTAAACCACCACAAGAATACAGGGAGTTTCTTAAAGCTCAGGGTGATCAGAAAAACAGTGGCAATGCAGATAAATTAGCAGAGGAAGGAAACTTGAGAAGAATAGATTCAAATGCTGATGATTCTGATGGCAAG GATGAACCAGATGACGAAGATGACGAAGAATCTGAGGAAGAGGATCCTAAATTTCAGCCGGATACTGCCTGTGAGTATAGGAAACTAATAACAATCCATGCTGGCAAACCAAAAGGCCGTATGAGGGATGCGCTTAAGGTCGACCCTGACAAAGTCAGACGTCTTTCTTTGAGCGAGACACAGTTAGCTAAAGCAACAGCTTCTCATGGTGCTGATATCATAAG GTTTACTCAGAGGAATATATTAAGGATTTATCCGAAGGGTACAAGGATTAATTCTTCTAACTATGATCCAATGAAGGCCTGGACTCATGGTGCGCAGATGGTTGCATTTAACATGCAG GGGCATGACAAATCGCTAAGATTAATGCAAGGATTTTTCAGAGCCAACGGTGGGTGCGGATACGTGAAAAAGCCCGACTTCTTGCTAAAGACAGGCCCAAATGGTGAAGTGTTTGATCCCAAAGCGAGCCTGCCGGTGAAGAAAACTCTCAAG GTCAAAGTATATATGGGGGACGGGTGGCGCATGGACTTCAGTAAGACTCATTTCGACGCCTTCTCCCCACCCGATTTCTACGCCAGG GTGGGGATCGCGGGGGTGCGGGCGGACTGCGTGATGAAGAAGACCCGGACGATCGAGGACCAGTGGGTGCCGGTGTGGGACGAGGAGTTCACGTTCCCGCTGACGGTGCCGGAGCTGGCCCTGCTGCGGGTGGAGGTCCAGGAGTATGACATGTCGGAGAAACACGACTTCGGCGGGCAGACGTGCCTGCCGGTGATGGAGCTGAAGCAGGGCATCCGCGCCGTGCCCCTCCATGACCGCAAGGGCAACAGGTACAAGTCCGTCAGGCTCCTCATGCGCTTCGAGCTCGTCTAG
- the LOC119301024 gene encoding calcium-dependent mitochondrial ATP-magnesium/phosphate carrier protein 1-like, whose translation MASDQHPLDSFLAAARGALAHLHLPGSDSKQQHQQEEQRQPDCLLHLHVVLANFLHKPLRSFSRCFGNDHSKPRRGRSKQAPPPLLGAGKRQPQPQQQLELLLCIAFDALAHNLQALEGACRQKGEELGSAALQTDQFQVVRKVIVGKKADFDGFLSNLGFARLGAPAASYADDSQASAPSAAGQEVRTSVIGEREGVDSGGDAAQPPQKFAGRLLNIPLSNVERLRSTLSTVSLTELIELVPQLVGRLSTSVDSHPDKKKLFSVQDFFRYAEIEGKRFFEELDRDGDGQVTLEDLEVAMRKRRLPRRYARDLLRRTRNNRFSKSIGWKQFLSLMEQKEATILRAYTTLCLSKSGTLHKNQIVESLKGAGLPANEDNAAAMLRYLNADSEGSISYSHFRSFMLLLPSERLEDDPRNIWFEAATLVAVPPPVEISAGNVLKSALAGGLASALSTSMLHPIDTMKTRVQASTLSFPELIAKLPQIGIQGLYRGSIPAILGQFSSHGLRTGIFEASKLILVRVAPTLPEIQVQSLASFCSTILGTAVRIPCEVLKQRLQAGIFDNVGEAIVGTMQKDGLKGFFRGTGATLCREVPFYVAGMCLYGEAKKAAQHVLSRELEPWETIAVGALSGGLAAVVTTPFDVMKTRMMTAPPGTPVSMQLIVFSILRNEGPLGLFKGAIPRFFWIAPLGAMNFAGYELAKKAMIEAEKETADSLQEKKNMVGSRG comes from the exons ATGGCGTCCGACCAGCACCCCCTCGactccttcctcgccgccgcccgcggcgcCCTCGCCCACCTCCACCTCCCCGGATCCGATTCCAAGCAGCAGCATCAGCAGGAGGAGCAGCGCCAGCCTGACTGCCTCCTCCACCTCCACGTCGTCCTCGCCAACTTCCTCCACAAGCCCCTCCGGTCATTCTCGAGATGCTTCGGCAACGACCACAGCAAGCCCAGGAGAGGCCGGAGCAAACAGGCCCCGCCGCCGCTCCTCGGCGCCGGGAAaaggcagccgcagccgcagcagcAGCTGGAGCTCCTGCTCTGCATTGCGTTCGACGCCCTGGCGCACAACCTGCAGGCGCTGGAGGGCGCGTGCAGGCAGAAGGGCGAGGAGTTGGGCAGCGCCGCCCTGCAAACCGACCAGTTTCAGGTCGTCAGGAAGGTCATCGTTGGTAAGAAGGCTGATTTCGACGGCTTCCTCTCCAACCTGGGGTTCGCCAGGCTGGGGGCGCCGGCGGCGAGCTATGCCGATGACTCCCAGGCCTCGGCGCCATCGGCTGCTGGCCAGGAGGTCCGTACAAGCGTAATTGGGGAGAGGGAAGGGGTTGACAGTGGTGGTGATGCTGCACAGCCGCCACAGAAGTTTGCCGGCCGGTTGCTCAACATCCCATTGTCgaatgtggagcggctccggtcaaCTCTGTCCACGGTTTCACTGACGGAGCTGATTGAGTTGGTTCCACAGCTGGTTGGCAGATTGTCGACTTCAGTCGATAGCCATCCAGACAAGAAGAAGCTTTTCTCCGTGCAAGACTTCTTCCGGTATGCAGAAATCGAAG GGAAGCGATTCTTTGAGGAATTGGATAGGGATGGTGATGGCCAAGTCACCCTAGAAGATCTTGAAGTTGCAATGAGAAAGAGGCGATTGCCGCGGAGGTACGCTCGGGATTTGTTACGGCGTACCAGAAATAACAGGTTTTCAAAGTCGATTGGGTGGAAACAATTTCTATCCTTGATGGAGCAGAAGGAGGCAACAATACTCCGGGCATACACCACATTGTGTTTGAGCAAGTCTGGGACGCTTCACAAGAATCAAATCGTTGAATCTTTAAAAGGGGCAGGCCTCCCGGCCAATGAAGATAATGCTGCTGCCATGCTGCGCTATCTAAATGCAGATTCAGAAGGATCAATCTCATACAGCCATTTTCGCAGTTTCATGCTTCTACTTCCTTCAGAGCGCCTTGAAGATGATCCTCG GAACATTTGGTTTGAAGCAGCTACATTGGTTGCTGTTCCCCCACCTGTAGAAATATCTGCCGGAAATGTTTTGAAGTCGGCTTTAGCTGGAGGTCTTGCTAGTGCCCTTTCTACCTCTATGTTGCACCCTATTGATACAATGAAG ACACGTGTCCAAGCATCTACGCTCTCATTTCCAGAGCTAATTGCAAAGCTTCCACAAATTGGGATTCAAGGACTGTATCGAGGTTCTATCCCTGCAATTCTCGGACAGTTTTCAAG CCATGGTTTGAGGACAGGAATTTTTGAAGCAAGTAAGCTCATATTAGTAAGAGTGGCTCCAACACTTCCGGAGATTCAG GTGCAATCGTTGGCTTCCTTCTGCAGCACAATCCTGGGAACCGCAGTCCGTATTCCTTGTGAGGTTCTTAAGCAACGGTTGCAGGCTGGAATCTTCGACAATGTAGGGGAGGCCATTGTTGGTACCATGCAAAAAGATGGCCTAAAGGGTTTCTTCCGTGGCACTGGGGCCACTCTTTGTCGTGAGGTTCCTTTCTATGTTGCCGGAATGTGTCTTTACGGTGAAGCTAAAAAG GCAGCACAGCATGTCTTGAGCAGAGAGTTGGAACCATGGGAAACTATAGCAGTTGGAGCATTGTCTGGAGGGCTTGCAGCAGTTGTCACCACTCCCTTCGACGTGATGAAGACCCGGATGATGACCGCCCCACCAGGCACGCCAGTCTCCATGCAGTTGATAGTCTTCTCCATCCTCCGAAACGAGGGACCCCTCGGGCTCTTCAAGGGTGCGATCCCACGCTTCTTCTGGATCGCTCCTCTCGGAGCAATGAACTTTGCAGGCTACGAGCTCGCCAAGAAGGCCATGATCGAAGCTGAGAAGGAGACCGCCGACTCTTTACAAGAGAAGAAGAACATGGTGGGTTCGAGAGGATGA
- the LOC119301025 gene encoding uncharacterized protein LOC119301025 has translation MAARDDLAALREQTALASSAAVSVSDLDLAYQLQLAEAIQASLRLDALSSNPSSSKGKAPFAAAAASSSSSRSQPAPAPPEPSDASYALAVHAADLARAEEDHRYAEACRAYHAKAAASACVAAHDAIFARELAAVPEDQWAHDGDNIERPLDSTKPLFRVMFKGMASKEVVGSRDWDPRVAVLAVALCDSQGKVVLRIQKPVEGFVGGRMMLEAMALTEGLQAALALGIQSIRIVNDYKALHNHVRGIWRPKQAKLAEMIDQVLSVAKKFKQCEISLVERGKLDYVMKLATDSILSQIAKAVAVNASKEKRETCAICLEDTDVSKIHVVEGCAHRFCFCCMKEHVKVKLLHGTLPACPQDGCTTKLTVEGSKIFLSPRLLDIMVQRIREGQIPATQKIYCPYPKCSALMSLSEIKHPLQESSSKYTIADAATLRKCVKCRGSFCISCKVPWHDRMSCYDYKSRYPQARPDDAKLQNLARQQLWRQCVKCKHMIELSEGCYHMTCVCGYEFCYTCGKEWKDKKATCSCPLWDEDNIIRDGMEEDDDDEDDDNDYDDDEDDYYAREGQHYDRQNAGHHHGGGGAQNFYDYNNNPRHLPRHGGGGARNLYDYNNNPGHLPRPGGGGARNFYNYN, from the exons ATGGCCGCCCGCGACGACCTCGCCGCGCTCCGCGAGCAGACCGCcctcgcctcctccgccgccgtctCCGTCTCCGACCTCGACCTCGCGTACCAGCTCCAGCTCGCCGAGGCCATCCAGGCATCTCTCCGCCTCGACGCCCTCTCCAGCAATCCCTCCTCTTCCAAAGGCAAAgcccccttcgccgccgccgccgcctcctcctcctcgtcccggtCCCAgcccgcccccgcgccgccggagCCCTCGGACGCCTCATACGCCCTGGCGGTCCACGCCGCCGACCTCGCGCGCGCCGAGGAGGACCACCGCTACGCCGAGGCCTGCCGCGCCTACCACGCCAAGGCCGCCGCATCCGCCTGCGTCGCCGCCCACGACGCCATTTTCGCGCGcgagctcgccgccgtgccggaggACCAGTGGGCCCACGACGGGGACAACATCGAGCGGCCCCTGGACTCGACCAAGCCCCTCTTCCGCGTCATGTTCAAGGGCATGGCGAGCAAGGAGGTGGTGGGATCGCGGGACTGGGACCCCCGCGTCGCGGTGCTCGCCGTGGCGCTGTGCGACTCCCAGGGAAAGGTGGTGCTCAGGATACAGAAGCCGGTGGAAGGGTTTGTGGGCGGTCGCATGATGCTCGAGGCAATGGCGCTCACCGAAGGCCTCCAGGCGGCGCTCGCGTTAGGGATCCAGAGCATCAGGATTGTCAACGATTACAAGGCACTCCATAACCAT GTGCGTGGAATTTGGCGCCCGAAACAGGCGAAGCTTGCAGAAATGATAGATCAGGTTCTGTCAGTAGCAAAGAAATTCAAACAATGTGAAATTTCACTTgtggaacgaggcaaacttgatTACGTGATGAAATTAGCAACAGATTCGATACTCTCTCAGATTGCCAAAGCTGTTGCTGTGAATGCTAGCAAGGAGAAAAGAGAGACCTGCGCCATCTGCCTGGAAGACACCGATGTTTCTAAAATTCATGTGGTCGAAGGCTGTGCACATCGCTTTTGTTTCTGCTGCATGAAGGAGCATGTGAAAGTTAAGCTACTCCATGGAACTCTCCCAGCTTGCCCACAAGATGGTTGCACTACAAAGCTAACCGTGGAGGGCTCAAAGATATTCCTATCGCCTCGACTGTTAGATATCATGGTGCAACGCATCAGGGAAGGACAGATCCCTGCTACTCAAAAGATTTACTGCCCGTACCCCAAGTGTTCAGCCTTGATGTCCTTGAGTGAAATCAAACACCCATTGCAAGAATCTTCCTCAAAATACACCATTGCTGATGCTGCCACATTGAGAAAGTGTGTCAAATGCAGAGGCTCATTCTGCATCAGCTGTAAGGTCCCATGGCATGACAGGATGTCTTGTTACGACTACAAGAGTAGGTACCCCCAAGCTCGTCCAGATGATGCGAAGTTACAGAACCTTGCACGGCAGCAGCTGTGGCGCCAATGTGTCAAATGCAAGCACATGATTGAACTCTCAGAGGGCTGCTACCATATGACCTGTGT GTGCGGCTATGAATTCTGCTACACCTGTGGGAAAGAATGGAAAGACAAGAAAGCGACCTGCTCGTGCCCGCTGTGGGATGAAGATAATATTATCCGTGATGGCATGGAAGAGgacgatgacgatgaggatgatgaCAATGACTACGATGACGATGAGGATGATTACTATGCTAGAGAAGGCCAACACTATGACCGGCAGAACGCTGGTCACCACCATGGTGGTGGAGGAGCCCAGAATTTTTATGACTACAACAACAATCCCAGGCATCTTCCTCGTcatggcggtggaggggctcgAAATTTGTATGACTACAACAACAATCCTGGGCATCTTCCTCGTCCTGGCGGTGGAGGGGCTCGAAATTTCTACAACTACAACTAG